A genomic stretch from Empedobacter stercoris includes:
- the rpsF gene encoding 30S ribosomal protein S6 → MTHYETVFILTPVLSDSQVEEAVNKFNDFVTANGGEIVAKENWGLKKLAYPIQNKRNGFYHLVEFKTDNNELVSQLEVAYKRDERVIRFLTVKLDKHGVEWAEKRRTKLKSNSNK, encoded by the coding sequence ATGACACATTACGAAACTGTTTTCATTTTGACTCCCGTTCTATCTGATTCTCAGGTAGAGGAAGCAGTTAATAAATTCAATGACTTTGTTACTGCTAACGGAGGAGAAATCGTAGCAAAAGAGAACTGGGGATTGAAAAAATTAGCATACCCAATTCAGAACAAAAGAAATGGATTCTACCACTTAGTAGAGTTTAAAACAGACAACAACGAATTAGTTTCTCAATTAGAAGTAGCTTACAAACGTGACGAACGTGTAATCCGTTTCTTAACTGTGAAATTAGACAAACACGGTGTTGAATGGGCTGAAAAACGTAGAACAAAATTAAAGTCTAACTCTAACAAGTAA